A single genomic interval of Stieleria maiorica harbors:
- a CDS encoding sodium:solute symporter: MLSSLTFTGIPSKSFAQDWVYSIGNLMIPVVAVLAVFVVMPFYRRIDATSAYEYLENRFSPGVRLFGSASFTLFHVFRMAVVMSLTGLALAVATPLTPAQSVLLMGVLSITYCTMGGIEAVIWTDTIQTVVLLGGGLLALILLLGGVEGGVSGFATTVSDADKYKIANYHWDASSAQIALWVIILGSIAQNVSSYSADQAVVQRYMTTATKELAARSIWTNAVLTIPATLLFFGIGTALFGFYSSHPEKLDPTITTDQVFPLFIAREMPIGIAGLIVAAVFAAAQSTVSTSMNSTATAIVTDFMRPLRACRTEHGYLNAARFWTFLLGVAGTLLGLVFVNPEIKSLFDTFIMVIGLSMGVLGGLFVLGALSRRANAKGAMIGAIVGAAVMFSMWKFTPINGYLYTASGITSCVVVGFLASLLFGSPLDDLTGLTIYTLHDPEFASQSSPVVQSAKEAKQSEGLS, from the coding sequence ATGCTCAGCTCGCTCACGTTTACCGGCATTCCATCAAAATCGTTTGCCCAGGACTGGGTGTATTCGATTGGCAATCTGATGATTCCAGTGGTCGCAGTACTCGCGGTCTTCGTGGTGATGCCGTTTTACCGGCGGATCGATGCGACCAGCGCTTACGAGTACCTGGAAAATCGATTCAGTCCTGGCGTGCGTTTGTTTGGCAGCGCCAGTTTCACGCTCTTTCACGTTTTTCGAATGGCCGTTGTGATGTCGTTAACCGGTTTGGCGCTTGCGGTCGCCACGCCGCTGACACCTGCACAATCCGTGTTGTTGATGGGCGTGTTGAGCATCACGTACTGCACCATGGGCGGTATTGAAGCCGTCATTTGGACCGACACGATTCAGACTGTTGTGTTGCTCGGCGGCGGACTGCTGGCGTTGATCTTGTTGCTGGGCGGTGTGGAAGGCGGTGTCAGTGGCTTTGCGACAACGGTATCGGATGCGGACAAGTATAAAATCGCCAATTATCACTGGGACGCAAGCAGTGCACAGATTGCCCTCTGGGTGATCATCCTTGGTTCGATCGCTCAAAACGTTTCATCGTACTCCGCCGATCAAGCTGTTGTGCAGCGGTACATGACAACGGCAACCAAAGAGTTAGCGGCACGCTCGATTTGGACTAACGCGGTGCTGACGATTCCTGCAACTCTGTTGTTCTTTGGGATCGGAACAGCACTGTTTGGTTTCTACAGTTCTCATCCCGAAAAATTAGATCCGACGATCACGACCGATCAGGTCTTCCCGTTGTTCATCGCTCGTGAAATGCCGATCGGAATCGCGGGGCTGATCGTGGCCGCCGTGTTTGCTGCCGCTCAGTCCACTGTTTCGACCAGCATGAACTCGACGGCCACCGCGATCGTAACCGACTTCATGAGACCGCTGCGTGCCTGCAGGACAGAGCACGGGTATTTGAACGCAGCCCGTTTCTGGACGTTTCTGTTAGGAGTGGCCGGAACGCTGCTGGGCCTTGTTTTCGTCAATCCAGAGATCAAATCGTTGTTTGACACTTTCATCATGGTCATCGGTTTGTCCATGGGGGTGCTGGGTGGCTTGTTCGTGTTGGGAGCACTCAGTCGGCGAGCGAATGCGAAAGGCGCAATGATCGGCGCGATCGTGGGTGCGGCTGTGATGTTCTCGATGTGGAAATTCACTCCGATCAACGGATATCTCTACACGGCCAGCGGTATTACCTCCTGCGTCGTTGTGGGTTTCCTCGCCAGCCTCCTGTTCGGTAGCCCATTGGACGATTTGACGGGGTTAACCATCTATACGTTGCACGACCCGGAATTTGCTTCCCAATCGAGCCCGGTTGTCCAATCGGCCAAAGAAGCAAAGCAGTCTGAAGGCCTTTCTTAA
- a CDS encoding dihydrodipicolinate synthase family protein gives MNDNKLRGLIAATYTPLDLNGELDTDPIGPTTEWLIAQGISGLYTCGSTGEGMSLRSAERCSVAEAYVQSAAGRVPVIVQVGHNSVAEARQLAAHAQQIGADAVSATCPSYFKVNDVDTLVDCMAEVAAGAPKLPFYYYHIPALTGSTLDMVEFLRLGGKRIPNLRGLKYTDTKLHEFQQCLELDQGRFDVVWGCDEMMLGALATGATAAIGSTFNIAAPLYLEIIDAFRLGDFVEARRLQSLSVAMIRAIGKYPFHPAMKSVLGFSGFDLGGCRLPQGRLSQSETETLRNELSLLGYFEWAQPNSHLSAIS, from the coding sequence ATGAACGATAACAAGCTCCGCGGCCTGATTGCCGCAACCTATACACCGCTTGATCTCAACGGTGAGCTAGACACTGACCCCATTGGACCGACGACCGAATGGCTGATCGCCCAAGGCATTAGCGGCCTTTACACCTGCGGAAGTACCGGCGAGGGAATGTCGCTCAGGAGTGCTGAGCGGTGTAGCGTTGCAGAAGCATACGTCCAGTCCGCCGCTGGCCGCGTGCCAGTCATCGTTCAGGTCGGGCACAACAGCGTCGCCGAAGCCAGACAGCTTGCCGCCCACGCACAACAAATCGGGGCGGATGCGGTCTCTGCGACGTGTCCGTCTTACTTCAAAGTCAATGATGTCGACACGCTGGTCGATTGCATGGCCGAAGTTGCCGCCGGCGCGCCGAAGTTGCCGTTTTACTATTACCATATTCCAGCCCTAACCGGTTCAACATTGGACATGGTCGAGTTTCTCAGGCTCGGGGGCAAGCGAATCCCGAACCTGCGAGGTCTCAAATACACCGACACCAAGTTGCATGAATTTCAACAATGCTTGGAGCTGGACCAGGGAAGATTCGACGTCGTTTGGGGGTGTGATGAGATGATGCTCGGCGCACTGGCGACGGGGGCTACCGCCGCGATCGGAAGCACATTCAACATCGCTGCTCCCCTGTACCTTGAAATCATCGATGCCTTTCGCCTCGGAGATTTCGTTGAAGCTCGACGTCTGCAGTCGCTCTCGGTGGCAATGATTCGGGCGATCGGCAAGTACCCGTTCCATCCAGCGATGAAATCCGTGCTCGGCTTCAGCGGCTTCGATCTGGGTGGCTGTCGCCTGCCCCAAGGCCGCTTGTCGCAATCCGAAACCGAAACCTTGCGAAACGAACTGTCATTGCTTGGATACTTCGAGTGGGCACAGCCAAACTCCCACCTTTCGGCGATTTCGTGA
- a CDS encoding sialidase family protein — protein MNMTLGRLLTIPVIALLLVVPFEAPADDVLFSTSFERPQDATFRQITLGSVEIEATGTAGITSRFARSGDQCLHMLGDANNTVTFLLPPELSGVRGIRFFAERWTAKGPFAFKVEVQQDGKWRDVAQLDRVIDVGARFRSHIQLPITGNAKTEAIRFSAEAASQSGLLIDDLSLHSSVPQRPTSIPSDVMPSEPLKLISSQSLFVSGTNDTHTFRIPAIATATNGDLIAACDARRTGSGDLLPQRTIDIVFRRSTDNGETWTPMEVLDQSDDGGCSDPSLLVDEITGDIFCFYNFMVDDKSNKEFRFYVQKSSDHGKTWGKPEDFTSQVAGPELQNAFKFITSGRGIQTRDGTLIHNYVRVGNGITLFASGDHGRTWRVLSDVTPGDESKVVELSDGNLMVNSRISPGKRMVHRSADGGKSWDSAADFSLPDPRCNASIIQYTAKRDGYSKNRLLFCNAASNKGRQNLAVRISYDDGVTWSAGKVIDKGPAAYSEITILKDGSFGVLYEPGYSEIRFVRFTLDALTDGTDRLTKPYAPAIRP, from the coding sequence ATGAACATGACTCTCGGTCGTCTTCTTACCATTCCGGTCATCGCCCTACTACTCGTGGTGCCATTTGAGGCGCCGGCCGATGACGTTCTTTTCAGCACTTCGTTTGAACGTCCACAGGACGCAACGTTCCGGCAGATCACTCTGGGCTCGGTCGAGATCGAGGCGACAGGGACGGCAGGCATCACTTCACGGTTTGCCCGCAGCGGCGACCAGTGTCTGCACATGCTCGGCGACGCAAACAACACGGTCACCTTTTTACTTCCACCGGAATTGTCCGGCGTCAGGGGAATCCGCTTTTTTGCTGAGCGGTGGACGGCCAAAGGTCCGTTTGCATTCAAGGTCGAAGTCCAACAGGACGGGAAATGGCGCGATGTTGCACAACTGGACCGTGTCATCGACGTGGGCGCTCGATTCCGTTCACACATCCAACTTCCGATCACGGGCAATGCCAAAACCGAAGCCATTCGTTTCAGCGCCGAAGCGGCGTCCCAGTCGGGGCTGCTGATCGACGATCTGTCGTTGCATTCTTCGGTTCCCCAACGGCCAACGTCCATTCCGAGCGATGTGATGCCGAGCGAACCGCTGAAACTGATCAGCAGTCAGTCCCTGTTTGTGTCAGGCACAAACGACACGCACACGTTTCGAATCCCGGCCATTGCGACCGCAACCAATGGTGATCTGATCGCCGCTTGCGATGCCCGGCGGACCGGATCGGGCGACCTGCTTCCGCAGCGGACGATCGATATTGTGTTTCGCCGAAGCACAGATAATGGAGAGACCTGGACGCCAATGGAGGTCTTGGATCAGTCTGACGATGGAGGATGCAGCGATCCATCGTTGCTGGTCGACGAAATCACCGGCGACATCTTCTGTTTTTACAACTTCATGGTAGATGATAAGTCGAACAAGGAGTTTCGTTTTTACGTGCAGAAAAGTTCGGACCATGGAAAGACATGGGGAAAACCAGAGGACTTCACAAGCCAGGTCGCCGGCCCCGAATTGCAGAATGCGTTCAAGTTCATCACATCGGGCCGAGGTATTCAAACCCGCGATGGAACACTGATCCACAACTACGTTCGCGTCGGCAACGGAATCACCCTGTTCGCCAGCGGAGACCATGGCAGGACATGGAGAGTGCTCAGCGATGTCACGCCGGGGGACGAGTCAAAAGTTGTGGAATTGTCAGACGGAAACCTGATGGTCAATTCACGGATCTCGCCAGGCAAGCGGATGGTGCATCGGTCGGCTGACGGAGGCAAGTCCTGGGACAGCGCGGCCGACTTCAGCCTTCCCGACCCGCGTTGCAACGCCAGCATCATCCAGTACACGGCGAAACGCGATGGCTACTCTAAGAATCGGCTGCTGTTCTGCAACGCTGCCTCCAACAAAGGACGCCAGAACTTGGCAGTCCGAATCAGCTACGACGACGGTGTGACCTGGAGTGCCGGAAAGGTGATCGACAAAGGGCCCGCTGCCTACTCGGAAATCACCATTTTGAAAGACGGTAGTTTCGGCGTCTTGTACGAACCCGGCTATAGCGAAATTCGTTTCGTCCGTTTCACGCTCGATGCGCTCACAGACGGGACCGACCGGTTGACCAAGCCCTATGCCCCCGCCATCAGGCCTTAA
- a CDS encoding DUF1559 domain-containing protein: MNLRRNRGFTLVELLVVIAIIGILVGLLLPAVQAAREAARRMSCSNNFKQIGLAFHNYHSAYKQLPAQAGGTSRVPGSGWGANYTPTPNGGGTNLNQLSALVGITPFIEQQALWDQLSNPFRVASGDSYAAMGPLPWMLLADHAAQGEYTPWLTSIPTYRCPSDPGEGLPAQGRTNYGVCLGDSLYFQYQGITDQYGRPHPNAVNAKKTQRGMFAHGYLNPKFRDVLDGLSNTIMAGEFSTDLGDRSVTTAAKGGDNGMHLDPTICFNGTDPDRPRFWAPGTQINGSDEERRGFKWAFGLALFSGMTTILPPNAPVCYDTSNSDIFRWGIFSPSSRHQGGCHVLMGDGAVIFVTDSIEAGGGPMVSHNGNGATLAPGSASPYGLWGALGTKGSGETIETQLNQ; this comes from the coding sequence ATGAATCTCAGGCGTAATCGCGGTTTCACGTTAGTTGAGTTGTTGGTGGTCATCGCCATCATCGGAATTTTGGTCGGCTTGCTACTGCCGGCCGTGCAAGCTGCCCGCGAGGCGGCTCGGCGAATGAGCTGCAGCAACAATTTCAAGCAGATCGGTTTGGCGTTCCACAACTACCACTCCGCCTACAAACAGTTGCCCGCGCAGGCGGGTGGCACGTCGCGAGTGCCCGGCTCGGGCTGGGGCGCCAACTACACACCGACCCCCAACGGTGGCGGAACGAATCTCAACCAACTCAGCGCGCTGGTCGGCATCACGCCATTCATCGAACAGCAGGCGCTTTGGGATCAGCTCAGCAACCCGTTTCGGGTCGCCTCGGGCGACTCCTACGCGGCAATGGGCCCGTTGCCTTGGATGCTATTGGCCGATCACGCTGCACAGGGCGAATACACTCCCTGGTTGACGAGTATCCCCACGTACCGTTGTCCAAGTGATCCGGGCGAGGGTCTCCCAGCGCAGGGGCGAACGAATTATGGCGTCTGTCTCGGCGACTCGCTCTATTTTCAATACCAAGGAATCACCGACCAGTACGGAAGGCCACATCCCAACGCTGTGAACGCGAAGAAAACGCAGCGTGGAATGTTTGCGCACGGCTATCTCAATCCCAAGTTCCGCGATGTCCTGGACGGGCTCTCCAACACGATCATGGCTGGCGAGTTCAGTACCGATTTGGGTGATCGAAGCGTCACCACGGCGGCAAAAGGAGGAGACAATGGAATGCATCTCGATCCGACCATCTGTTTCAATGGAACCGATCCAGACCGGCCCCGATTTTGGGCTCCGGGCACTCAAATCAATGGATCGGACGAGGAGAGGCGAGGCTTCAAATGGGCGTTCGGCTTGGCCCTGTTTTCCGGAATGACGACAATTCTTCCCCCCAACGCGCCGGTTTGTTATGACACATCCAACTCTGACATCTTCCGCTGGGGAATCTTTTCTCCCAGCAGTCGCCATCAGGGCGGCTGTCATGTTCTGATGGGTGACGGTGCGGTGATTTTTGTGACGGACTCGATCGAAGCCGGTGGAGGCCCGATGGTTTCTCACAATGGCAATGGCGCCACGTTGGCACCCGGTTCCGCCAGCCCCTATGGATTGTGGGGAGCATTGGGAACAAAGGGCAGCGGGGAAACGATTGAAACGCAACTCAATCAGTAG
- the wrbA gene encoding NAD(P)H:quinone oxidoreductase gives MKIYVVFYSLYGHVFKMAESIVEGAASVDGADVKLFQVAETLPDDVLEKMHAKDARKAFEHVPVIDAKQLGDADAIIFGTPTRFGNMAAQMRTLLDATGGLWKNGDLVGKVGSVFASTATQHGGQETTLTSFHTTLFHHGMIVVGVPYSCKELSEMGEISGGTPYGATTLASDDGARQPSDNELAIARFQGKHVAEITKKLVG, from the coding sequence ATGAAGATTTATGTTGTGTTTTACAGTCTGTACGGTCACGTGTTCAAAATGGCTGAGTCGATCGTCGAGGGGGCGGCGAGCGTGGACGGCGCGGACGTGAAATTGTTTCAGGTCGCCGAGACGTTACCCGATGACGTGCTCGAGAAGATGCACGCCAAGGACGCAAGGAAGGCGTTTGAGCACGTCCCGGTTATCGATGCCAAACAACTGGGTGATGCGGATGCCATTATCTTCGGCACACCGACACGCTTCGGAAACATGGCCGCTCAGATGCGAACGTTGCTCGATGCAACCGGTGGTCTTTGGAAGAACGGAGATTTGGTCGGAAAAGTCGGGAGCGTCTTTGCGTCGACTGCGACTCAGCACGGTGGTCAGGAAACGACGCTCACCAGCTTTCACACAACGCTGTTCCACCATGGCATGATCGTCGTCGGCGTTCCATATTCCTGCAAAGAGCTAAGCGAGATGGGCGAGATCAGCGGCGGAACTCCCTACGGAGCGACGACGCTGGCGAGCGATGATGGGGCGCGACAACCGAGCGACAACGAATTGGCAATCGCACGATTCCAAGGGAAACATGTTGCCGAAATCACCAAGAAGCTGGTCGGTTAA
- a CDS encoding pirin family protein, whose translation MKRKKLDFQCSLLHLGVITEDNTAPDAKCSGGIEQPCLSAGRNISRLSEMIKIRSADERGHADHGWLKTYHTFSFTSYRDREQMGFRSLRVMNEDRVAAGKGFGTHQHDNMEIVSYVLEGAIEHKDSMGNGEVLKPGEFQRISAGTGISHSEFNPSSSEPMHFYQIWLIPSERDLEPSYEQKTFEKSQRLNELQLVASPDGQSDSLTIHTDAKIYLLDLDGTQAVKMPLANQRHGWVQVLRGSVELNGASLGTSDGAAISDEDSIELSTDGTAELMLFDLA comes from the coding sequence TTGAAACGAAAAAAACTGGATTTTCAATGTTCCCTCCTCCACCTTGGCGTTATAACAGAAGATAACACGGCTCCCGATGCGAAATGTTCAGGAGGCATAGAACAACCATGCCTATCCGCCGGTCGCAATATTTCGAGGTTATCCGAAATGATCAAGATTCGCAGCGCAGACGAACGCGGTCATGCCGATCACGGCTGGCTCAAGACGTACCACACGTTTTCCTTCACTTCGTACCGAGATCGCGAGCAGATGGGCTTTCGCAGCCTGCGCGTGATGAACGAAGACCGCGTCGCAGCGGGAAAAGGCTTCGGTACTCATCAGCACGACAACATGGAAATCGTTTCGTATGTCCTGGAAGGTGCAATTGAACACAAGGATTCGATGGGCAATGGGGAAGTCCTCAAGCCAGGCGAATTTCAACGGATCAGCGCGGGGACTGGGATCTCGCACAGTGAATTCAATCCATCGTCCAGCGAGCCGATGCATTTCTACCAGATCTGGCTGATCCCATCCGAACGCGATCTCGAACCCAGCTATGAGCAAAAAACGTTTGAAAAGTCCCAGCGATTAAACGAATTGCAGCTCGTCGCTTCTCCCGATGGGCAGTCCGATTCGCTGACCATCCATACCGACGCAAAGATCTACCTGCTTGATTTGGACGGTACTCAAGCGGTCAAAATGCCCTTGGCAAACCAACGTCATGGTTGGGTCCAGGTGTTACGAGGTTCTGTGGAGTTGAACGGTGCATCGCTAGGGACAAGCGACGGCGCGGCAATCAGCGACGAAGATTCGATTGAGCTAAGCACGGATGGTACGGCCGAGTTGATGCTGTTCGATCTTGCCTAG
- a CDS encoding GntR family transcriptional regulator — protein sequence MSQNLSELSYEYIREKLASGEYPPGKQLVNRTLAEEIGVSVIPVREAINRLSSEGLVDHVPGAGAYVRKTSRQDLNNIYVLRDALESCAASEAAQYITEDQLEELQFILDRAGETAKQICDSPKGYSTKRQLERWMDDEQQFHELLIEASRNPLLAKVIKDNRAIAMVFAAQRYDPRLLTAEVARETCKSKAELLKALRDRDPKRARQLMSDQIQRGRKTVMDFLNQQGRERI from the coding sequence GTGAGTCAAAATCTTTCTGAATTGTCGTACGAATACATTCGAGAGAAGCTCGCAAGCGGGGAGTATCCGCCCGGAAAACAGTTGGTCAATCGAACGCTCGCAGAAGAAATCGGGGTCAGTGTGATTCCGGTTCGCGAGGCGATCAATCGGCTTTCCAGCGAGGGCTTGGTGGACCATGTTCCGGGTGCCGGTGCATATGTTCGCAAAACAAGTCGTCAGGATCTCAACAACATCTACGTCTTGCGCGATGCACTTGAGAGTTGCGCTGCGTCCGAAGCCGCCCAGTACATCACTGAGGATCAACTGGAAGAGCTCCAGTTCATCCTTGATCGAGCCGGAGAAACCGCCAAGCAGATATGTGATTCGCCCAAGGGGTACAGTACGAAACGTCAACTGGAGCGCTGGATGGATGACGAGCAGCAATTTCATGAACTGTTGATCGAGGCGTCGCGAAATCCGTTGCTTGCAAAAGTCATCAAAGACAACCGGGCCATCGCAATGGTCTTCGCGGCCCAACGTTATGATCCGCGATTGTTGACGGCGGAGGTCGCTCGGGAGACGTGCAAATCGAAAGCGGAACTGCTGAAGGCATTGCGAGACCGCGACCCGAAACGCGCACGGCAGTTGATGAGTGATCAAATCCAGCGCGGCCGAAAAACCGTCATGGACTTTCTGAACCAGCAAGGTCGAGAGCGGATCTAG
- a CDS encoding universal stress protein, producing the protein MLCHRPGRDHRTTIRINSPIEETMNIRHILLMTDFSEIARSAYASAVNVASKLDAMIHLTHFTGVVPSLLPQRDRDQHFENLAQALSSEACTHPSFASVDVTPHLIRKRWTRSRQRALEDELEIDLVVISPTGRTGIPLALLGSFADRVIRHSSKPVLLFRPRGNATTFDPQSVLVPHDFYDPPTAVLPAMGLLSKHFDSRFRFVHVYQPPTSNDDHVRGWIESISHSRGAAMPTVEDRFAKLAHGPLAGLDVTLETCQGIPALQAVQRANDLPADLVLIGKFDGLGGVARHVVREAPCSVLTVPKS; encoded by the coding sequence ATGCTTTGCCACCGACCTGGCAGAGATCATCGAACGACGATACGAATCAACTCACCAATAGAGGAAACCATGAATATCCGACACATCTTGCTCATGACTGATTTCTCAGAGATTGCCCGAAGCGCTTACGCCAGTGCAGTGAACGTTGCGTCAAAGCTCGATGCAATGATCCATTTAACGCACTTCACCGGCGTAGTGCCCAGCTTGTTGCCTCAGCGGGATCGAGACCAGCACTTTGAGAATCTCGCGCAAGCACTCTCCAGCGAAGCGTGTACGCATCCAAGCTTCGCAAGCGTTGATGTTACACCGCATCTGATACGCAAACGATGGACGCGATCGCGCCAGCGGGCACTCGAAGACGAACTCGAAATTGACCTGGTCGTTATTTCACCTACTGGTCGAACCGGGATTCCTCTCGCGTTGTTGGGAAGCTTCGCCGACCGTGTGATTCGGCACTCGTCCAAGCCGGTTCTGTTGTTTAGACCGCGCGGAAATGCGACAACGTTTGATCCTCAGTCCGTCTTGGTTCCGCACGATTTCTACGACCCTCCCACAGCCGTTCTCCCGGCGATGGGATTACTCTCCAAACACTTCGACAGCAGGTTTCGCTTCGTCCATGTCTATCAACCACCGACAAGCAACGACGATCACGTTCGCGGTTGGATCGAGAGTATCTCGCACAGCCGCGGAGCCGCAATGCCAACTGTCGAGGATCGCTTCGCGAAGCTGGCCCATGGCCCGCTGGCGGGTCTCGATGTCACATTGGAAACGTGCCAAGGAATCCCGGCGCTGCAAGCTGTTCAACGCGCGAACGATCTTCCCGCAGACCTTGTGCTGATCGGCAAATTCGATGGACTTGGCGGTGTGGCGCGACATGTCGTTCGTGAAGCCCCGTGTAGCGTTTTGACGGTACCCAAATCGTAG
- a CDS encoding HAD family hydrolase yields the protein MQLRVIATDYDGTIAQDGVLDPAVREAIAVARKRGVMVVIVTGRILSELRHVAGCLDFVDGVVAENGAVVAFPNGHISVLGSAPPLSLISKLTHRGIDFKVGRCVVEMDAEYADVAIELIRELELPLAITFNRGRMMLLPASISKSVGLRELLGALGVSVHNAVGIGDAENDHELIACCEHGVAVAWGSERLKQVAGHVIEGHGPAAVGEYIKRISADIRLPPETMTHRKLILEEIEGKAPFEIAIRGRNVLVAGDTKSGKSWLAGLLVEQQILQGYTVYAFDPEGDYSSLATLPNTVVLGAGRLLPHGDDLKMLLQQGLSVVLNLSHLEHHQKREYIQQHLPLVAQHRRERGFPHRILLDECHYFLDGTDGVGLLDSQLDGYTLVTYLPSLLPANVLKLVDVVAVTRLAEQKEVDALRNMLDDTTFSNVDSHDWYDQLANLGITEAALLPPTEEVAGRLRRFVVAPRLTTHVRHRTKYFDIPVPEGRQFVFTENGRPVGETAATLRELSAAASRTTPSVLAGHNRHHDISRWIASLFCDHDLANDVRQLESKHKREVAKECFATDLAEIIERRYESTHQ from the coding sequence ATGCAACTACGAGTCATTGCCACCGATTATGACGGTACGATCGCCCAGGACGGAGTGCTTGATCCAGCCGTCCGCGAAGCAATCGCGGTCGCTCGAAAGCGCGGCGTGATGGTTGTGATCGTGACGGGGCGGATCCTTTCAGAGCTACGTCATGTCGCGGGTTGTTTGGACTTTGTCGACGGTGTCGTTGCTGAAAACGGGGCCGTCGTTGCGTTCCCAAATGGGCACATCAGCGTGCTCGGCAGCGCGCCACCTTTGTCCTTGATCTCGAAGCTGACGCATCGCGGTATTGATTTCAAAGTGGGACGCTGCGTGGTGGAAATGGATGCCGAGTATGCCGACGTTGCGATTGAGCTGATCCGCGAGTTGGAGCTACCGCTGGCGATCACTTTTAATCGCGGGCGGATGATGTTGCTGCCTGCGTCGATCAGCAAGTCGGTCGGCTTGCGTGAGTTGCTGGGGGCGCTTGGAGTCTCGGTTCACAATGCGGTCGGGATCGGCGATGCCGAAAACGATCACGAGTTAATCGCTTGTTGTGAACACGGCGTGGCTGTCGCCTGGGGGTCGGAACGGTTGAAGCAGGTGGCGGGGCATGTCATCGAGGGCCACGGGCCCGCAGCCGTTGGCGAGTACATCAAACGCATCTCAGCAGATATACGGTTGCCGCCAGAAACGATGACGCATCGCAAGCTGATCCTGGAGGAAATCGAGGGCAAGGCTCCGTTTGAAATCGCAATTCGTGGACGCAATGTCCTGGTGGCCGGTGATACAAAGAGCGGTAAATCATGGCTGGCGGGTTTGCTGGTCGAACAACAGATCCTGCAAGGCTATACGGTTTATGCGTTTGATCCAGAGGGCGACTACAGCAGCCTCGCTACGCTGCCGAATACGGTCGTGCTTGGCGCGGGGCGACTCTTGCCACACGGCGACGACTTGAAAATGTTATTGCAGCAGGGGTTGAGTGTGGTTTTGAATCTGTCGCACCTGGAACATCACCAAAAACGCGAATACATCCAACAGCACTTGCCCTTGGTGGCCCAGCACCGCCGTGAGCGCGGATTTCCACATCGCATCTTGCTCGACGAGTGCCATTATTTCTTGGACGGTACCGACGGCGTCGGATTGCTGGATTCGCAACTCGATGGCTATACGCTGGTAACCTACCTACCCTCGCTGTTGCCGGCCAACGTCTTGAAGCTGGTCGATGTGGTGGCCGTCACGCGGCTGGCCGAGCAGAAGGAAGTGGATGCGCTGAGAAACATGCTCGACGACACCACGTTCTCAAACGTCGACTCTCACGACTGGTACGATCAACTTGCAAATCTCGGGATCACCGAAGCAGCACTGTTGCCACCTACAGAAGAAGTCGCCGGAAGGCTCCGCCGCTTCGTCGTCGCACCTCGTTTGACCACGCATGTCCGTCACCGCACCAAGTATTTCGATATCCCGGTCCCCGAGGGACGCCAATTCGTCTTCACCGAAAATGGTCGACCTGTTGGCGAAACCGCGGCAACACTACGAGAGCTTTCGGCGGCGGCAAGTCGTACCACGCCAAGTGTTTTAGCGGGCCACAATCGGCATCACGACATTTCACGTTGGATCGCGAGCCTGTTCTGTGACCATGACCTTGCCAACGATGTCAGGCAGCTGGAGTCAAAACACAAGCGTGAAGTAGCGAAAGAATGCTTTGCCACCGACCTGGCAGAGATCATCGAACGACGATACGAATCAACTCACCAATAG